AAATGGTTAGTCATATCTGCAGGTTGAATAGCCCACTTATCATCACTAGACAGTGGTCCTAACAGCACGTCTCTCAACCTTCTTGCTACCAAGATAAAAATCCAACACCTGCTATTGaaattttatattcatttagaTATTTTAAACTAATCTCaactgttttcttgttttatttttcttaactaacctaactgggcctaacctaaccaaatttatCATGGGGGCTGTGGCCCCCTGAATCCACTATGGATACTTACTTAATATAACAATACTAGGGGCACCAGATGAGGCTCATGTTGTTTATGTAGAGATTGATCGTCTTATCAAGAGTAAAAGTTTTGCAACTCACAAAGTTTCAGTAAGAAATGTAGTGTGGTTGGTGTTAGTCTGGTAGGTCCAAAATAATCACACTGACAGTCTTTGGCCCATGAGAACTGTTGAAGATGATGCAGTAGGATGCAGTAGGATGGCCCACCATTGgaaattgaaaaagatattccttGATTAGGAATTGGTAACTCTCTGCTTCTCTGGGTGAAGAAAGTCTTCCTGTCAATGTGAGCAGTGGTGTCCCCAAAGCTGTGtcctacttttttccttatttacataAATTTCTGTCTTCTCTTGCAAGTACAAACTTTTTGCTGATGATGGAAAAATATACCTACAGACTAATATTATTACTTCCTACTGCACACAGAACTTGCCTTCCATGTGCAGAGAGACATATATATACCTTCTTGTATCCAAAGCTGAATCATGAGGACTTAAGTTATATACTGACAAAACTTTAAATACTGACAAAACTGTTGCTATTAGGTTCTTTATGGCACCGCACCCCATGAAGGACCTGCTTATTACAAGAATGGCCATCTAATTCAGTTCATAGCCTTGGCAACAGATTTAGGATTGTTGGTTGATACCACTGAAATTCCATCAGCATATCTGCAATATTGCCAATAAGGCATCTTGCATCGCCTCAAACCTCCTTAAGACTTCAGTAAACCGGGACTCCTCATTTATGCTTTCTCTTTACATTACAAATATTAATCCTATAATAGAGTTCTGTTCCGTAGTTTGGCACAGGTTATGAGGGAGACCTTTCATTGTTGGAAGGGATCCAGTGCTGTTGGTCGAAATAAATTATTGGTTACCACAACATTGATTATAGCGGTTGTCTTTCTGCTCTGGATCTGTATTCAGTGCTGGGTAGGCTGCTCCAAGCTGACCTGATAATAGTGTGGAAAATATTTAATTGATGAACACTTATTGCATatacttatttcttattcttacgCCTGATGCCAGGACTTGTTTCCACCCTCTCAAAATATTCTATCCTCATGTACAGACTGACTTACACGAAAGATTGTTCTCAATTAGAATTATTAATCTCTGGAATTCTCTGCCCTCCGAGGTTGTCCTAGCTCCTGCCTTATCCCAGTTTGAAAGAGTTCTTGCAATTCATCTGGGGGACAGTCTGTTTgaatatttattattctttgaaAAATTCTCATAATTGCTTACAACACACATTCCACAGTATTTTGCAGCCGCTTGCATTACTGTTATTGAAAAAATCTAACTCTACTGTGGCATGTTGGCATGTTTGGAGCTCCTTCCCAGAGGAGCTCATTCTGGTAAGATTCCTGGTAACAATAAATATTATTACAAATAGGAAATAATTACGGTTACCTTTGGTTATGCTGCATAGGTCCTGTTTGTGTTAGGTTTGTTAAGTTCATGTCCCTTGAGGGGGACCACAGACGGCACCCTAGCTAGTTAGGTTAGTCAAGTTAATGTGGGATTTGATGAGTTATTGTTAAATCCAGCACCTTCATtaacttttgtttttgtatgaCACTGAAACTTTATGGTATTAACTTATGCTTTTAACTTTGAATTGATTTCTTGCTATTTCTGTAATTATTTGTTAATACTTATAAACAATGTTTCTCAATATCAATAATTCTCCTACAGGTCCAACATCTCTGTGGAGAATTATGAAACCAGCTGCAGGAGGAAATTTGAGGCTGACAATGTCATCTACGAGAGActaatctctttcttcaacAGTGGAAGTTTTGTCAACAGCGAGGACAAGTCGGAACGAAGATTCATCCGGAGAAAGGCAGCCACATTCCAGTGGGATGCAGCACGTGAGTCTTGTACATTCTTCTTTTACAGTTTGCGTCTCTACACGACTTTAATGTCATTCCGGCTTGCAGTTGCTCTCACCATGGTCACTGGTCCCTCCTTGTTTTACATGAAACTGTGATAAACCATGCTTAAACAACATTGATGGAaagtaacatttttctttactgtaaTAGTGTTAATTTATTCCATTTGTAGCTGTTGCCAACACTCGTTCATCCTctcgttagtttttttttttttttttttttttcctccaaatgctgacttttactactactgatgtATTCTAAGTATTGATCATGCTACCAATTCATTACTTTTGTAAAGATTATGCTCCTCTTGcactcatcaaccactaacACCTACCAGTGGCTCCCAAACTGTAAGCAATGGCTTCTTGGGGGCAGTGTAACAAAATCCAGGGGATCATAATCTGAGGATATCGTGTGTATAAAAACAATGGAGTTTACGGGGTAGGCAGCCAGTGGGGGTCATTTACATGCATGGAATCAATAAAATTACAGTATTTGCCATAGTGGTTTATATATGGACCTAATGAGTGTAGGACTAGTCATTGTAGTCATGAGTCATGCTTTGCAGTGGGTGGTGGGCCATGGAGAAGTATTTTGTATGAATAGTGGGTAACAACTAGAAAAAGTTTGGAAGCCACTGAGCTAAGCCATTCAACAAAACACTAATGAAATTTTTGAAACACAGATTAAACATACTAACTAAAAATTCAAGTGTCTCAGAGGTGAGTAATGGTGGACATCAGCTGTAACATATGATTAAATGTTCAAAATTTACGTCTGTCATGAAATAATAGCCAATTGTTATAATACCTTATTAGAAACCCAACAAAGGTATGCACTTTAAACTGCTGAAATATGAATGCAAACATTTAAATCATAGATGCAGAACATACAAAATATGGCCACAACAAACTGGAAAGTATATACTATTCTGTACCAGTGATTTATGATTGCAGAATTGTTCCACCTCTTCAAGTTCCCCACCATCCACaaccacattttctttctagtttctagTTTTCTTGCTGTTGCTCTCCTCTACTTCTACAAGTTGGGCATATAAAATTGTGTACTCATCTCCAATTCCTCAATCCTGATCACCTCTGATGACATCGTCATTAACGCGTAGTGTTTATGTATGCTCGAATGAAATTACCACACTGAAAGCATACATATTTATGCTAATTTACTGACATGATTCAATATGCAGTGACTGATATCTATTCAAATTGTTTTGTAAAACAGAGTGACAGCTAACCAGAGCAATTAGTTGATGAAGTTCTGCTCTACCTCTACATACAAATGCAAATTCTGGTTAGGTTTTATTTCATGATGCATTTCTATTTGCAGAGAAGATCTTGTACTATACTGGAGTGGGTGACAGCAAGCGGCGGGAAGTGATACGCACCATGGAGAAGCTTGCAGACGTGCTGTGGTTTCACCACAGTAGCCCGACTTCAGGTCATAGTGGTGTGCTGGCAACATACAACAGGGTTGCTGCAGTGTACTACTGGAGAAGTATGAGAGAAGATGTCAAACACTACATAAGTATTATCCATAAAACTATCAGGTTTCTGTAAGCATATACAGCGTATCACTATTTGTAATACAAAATTATGCAGTTTGTTCTGGTCAGGATAATAAAATTGCATTTACAGTTTGGGAGAGGTGTGTTTTTTCAATTGCATGGAGCCTCTTATCCATCATTGCTCCCTGGTACACTGGCCTGGAGTTATAGTGCTTCAGAGGTTACAAGAGTGAACACTGATACATAAACACCTGCTGTTTTGCAAGTTATAGACATGTACTAGGCTCACCATGTATAACTGTGGTTGTCTTCAGCAAGGGTATTTGACCATGaaaagtattttttcttttctttttcttcaatgaaGTGAAGGTGAAGTAAATCAATaactattacatttttttttctctctctctaaaaagaaaatggggcaAAGGCACTACCTAGGGTTTGTGGAGCTGATATataatgatatatattttttgagatatttcatTTTTGACATCCTTCTAGTTTGTTGTGCGAGTTAGCCATAAAGTTCACCCAGTAGAAGAGTTGAAACTGATGTCATCTAAAATTTTATAGAGTTGTACTATCAATGTCGGTAATATTGTTATGGTCTGCCTTATAGTTGTGGTGATACAACCTTTTGAATAGCATTGTGGTTACTTCAAAGTTGAACTCTATCCATATAAAAAAATTTGCTTGCCTCGTAAGTAAATAGCAAAAGTAATAATTCATTATTCTCTTAATTTTCACATTTCCTTCCCCCATCCCTTTAGTGCTGTTGGTTGTTGCGTTTTAAATTTCAGATCGAGACCTGCAATGAATGCCAGCGTTTCAGTTCAATCATAACGCAAGCCCCTACCATGAAGCCCATAAAGGTGGAGAAATTCTTGGAACTGGTAGGACTTGATCTGATTGGTAAGAATGACCTTTATTCAACTTTTACTGCATTGTCGTTTGGTATTTAAACTGGGCAGTCctattttttataccatgtgggcttttcacgggaatttatggactgaagggggtactttttgtggtacctcctatctcaaagcccacccgctaggaaaccgttgccctgagtgaggaagccaaacctacactcagaccgtggacaggattcgaacccgtgtgcttggagaccccgcggaccccaaagcacgcatggttccactgtaccacggcggcccctaacTTAACTTACATTTCCTATAATTGAAGCTTATAAAAATCATAAGGACTGCTTATACTGCTTGATGATTCAATTTGACCTGATGCAACTGTTGCAGTGTGGTGCTTGGTAAAGTGTTTGTATTATGGTTTTTGGGCAAATGCGTTTCCATATAATAGCAATAAGAAAAATGGGCTTAGAAAGTGGTGCTTGGGTAAATGTGTTTGCTTGGCAGTGCTTCGGCCAGTGAGTTTCCATTCTTGTGCTTGGGGAAATGTGTTTGCATTATGGTGCTTGGGCTAATGAGTATGCATTTTGGAGAAATGTTTGAATCTAAGTGATTTGGGAAATTAATTTGGATTGCATGATTACTTGATGTGAGGgttgtatacatatatttcacaaaaaaaactttttttgtgAGTCTTTTCCTCATATACCCAATtgaaagctttctctctctctctctctctctctctctctctctctctctctctctctctctctctctctctctctctctttctctgcttgcttgtgtatgtatattttcaaaATTTGCATTAATAGTtgctgtgttttttcttttctatgtgcATGAATTTTTGTTTAAAAGCTTAATCCCGCTATAATATTTAGGTCCACTGCCTCTTAGTTCAGAGGGCTACAGGTATGTTTGCACGTTCGTCGATTACTACTCCAAGTttgcagaattttttttttttttccaattaagGATAAGAGTGGCAAAGGAGTCTCAGGATGCATTAGGTAAAATTATCTACTGGTAAATTACTGCAAATTTTACTCATACTCATTTAGCAGCCTCATTTAGCAGTTTTAATCCaagtaataaatgaaatacaaatattCATCACATATGTTGTTTTTATAATTCACTTTATAAGGTAAAAGGATACACTTCTTGTGCTTcaccatcttttcttttgtagGCATGGCAAACATGTGCGGATACTGACAGACCAAGGACGCGAGTTTTGTTGTACGGTAAGTCTTTATGTAATTATGCTTTAAATTAATCTTTCTTTGATGCTCTCCATTTTCCTGGTAAATTACAATTGGTACTCTCTTGTGTGTTTACATAATTATTACATATTGTCACCAAATTTCTCCCATAAAAGTTCCTATCCTGTGTTACATCTTGGTTATACCTTGTTCAATCCACTCTCATTTCTTTAATATCTGGTGTACTTCACTTAAATCCCCATAaacgtcatcatcaccatcaccttcctctGTCAAAACATAGTCCAGCATAGTTCCAGTATTTGAATTAAAGTCACCACAAAGCAATTGTTAATAATCTTCACTTGTATtatccaacaaaaaaaaatgttaatttcTTCAAAATGTTCCACACTTGCATACGTATCTGGAATTTACAGGCAGAATATATACTACACTAACAATTAGATTTTTATCGAGTTTTAAATATCTTTTATCTATCAGTATAGAAAACAAATCCTTATGTTCAGTGTTAATAGTCTTCCATTTCAGTTTTATAGCCTTTTAAAAGAGACAGCAATCATTAACCAACCTGATTTGTATCTGCTATACTGGAGGCAGTATTTACCATATCAGCCTCATGACACTGTTTCAATTGTACATAAAAAAtcatacataatacataaatcaataaattcTCTTGAAGTtagttttcccttcattccataAACATTAATATTGACTATACGTATATTAGATTGACTATAATTGGCATTATTAGGGTGAGATGGCTGTAAATAGGTGAGGAAAAGTATTTGATAAACGATTATTAAAGAGGGATGGAGTGTCATGTGAGAGGTACAGGAAAAGcatattaaaaacaaaaagaattgtACATCATGATGCTGAGTTGATGATTAATTTGGCAAAAAATGTTCAGTAGGATGAAAAAAGAGTTTtctggaaagaaataaagtacgGTAGCACCATTTGGTTGTGAAGAACACATTGAAACAAAAGATATTGAAATTTTGTGTTTTcacaatttttattatttatttagtagCCTCCTCTGTATAACTACCGCAGAAACAGACTGAACACACCACAGAGGGACAAACTCCGCTAAAGTTCTGGGGCTATGCTTCAGTACATATACATACCAAATTAaatgttaattttctttcatgaattgtttattaacattatgtcgaaaaagatggtgtagtaagAGGTAGTATAGGAACCTTATGGTAAGCAACTGTGGAAGGTGTGTCATTGGTTTCATTCCCACAGAATGAGACTAAATCTATAATTGCTATTGAATAGAAAgacattttcatatatttttctttttctttttcatactaTTTTGGTTTGACTTCTAATTGtgattttttcaaattttcaggATGATTCTTAATACAACTATGATCAGCTAGATGATGAAAGTTGTGTAAGTAAAACATACATTGTTGAAGTAAGATGAAATTAGAATTCAATGATATAGCCTAAGATGTAGCAAGCTTATATGTGCACTCTGATCACCTCCCTCTCTGTGATGTGTAAATTGCTTTGCAGCTGGTTTGAACAAACTAATTGAAAATGTACTGGTGTTATTGAAAGCCATGTAAGCACATTGCGTAGCTTAGTTTCCGGTGTGCACCAGCTAAAGGAGTGTGCTCCACACTACAAAACTACATTTCCTTCACAGGATGGAGTTTAATGTTTTACCCCTAGATATTTTACCtttgatttcattttcattttcagcaTTCTGATTGTCATTTGATATTACAGCCTTATGAAAATCTTGTCACCCTGCCCACTCCTGAGGACATTTCAAGGGATGTCCAAGAGCAAGAAATAAAGCGTGAAGAATTGCACAAACAGGTAATGTTGACAATAATGAGCAAATATAATATATAGCTCTCAAAATTAGTATATTTTGCAAGGGTGAATATCCGAAACAGGTTGTTTTctaggaaactgtattttcagcAGGAAACTAATCACAAAGGCAGCTATGAGCAACATCTTTAATAAGCCAAACGTTTCAACACTTTTCTCATGTCATCTTCAGTGGtctagaaaacgataaaattataagtataaaagaacaaagttaaaatactaagaaaaatacaaaggtaAACATTTACACAATATTAAGTGGGTATGCTGAGAGAGTATTATTGAGGGATGGCTTTAGTTGGGAAAATATAAGGACTCCAATATTCTTAAATTGTTTCTATTACAGGTGGCAAGGATACAAAAATGATTGAGATTGGGTTGAACCTTACAAGAGAGGCAGTGGTCCCGTATCGCGGAAAACGGGGCGTTGTGTAGCGGGCGCCCTGTTCTGGCAGACTGACCTAAAAGCTCACTGACTCGGTATATAATAGTAGTGAAGGCATTAATCGACCTTATCGGCATCACTCTAAAGTGACTAAGCAGTGAATTTTACACCAACGTATCTGCACCCGGGCCACTCAGTGACCACTGGGAAGGCAGGGATGCGATGACGTGACTGACAACAGCCAATGAGAGCCCACCATTGTCGCTCCCCCCACgcgcgcactctctctctctctctctctctctctctctctctctctctctctcacaacagcAAGAGCTTTACACAgtaacttatattttttttattatattttaaggGTTGgggttgtttattattattattaatgttgttatatatttttcattacaaAAGTACAGGTGGCCTCTGGAAAAATGCAGTTAATGAGTAACTTCAGAAAATAGTTACATTGTGCTTATGATGATTGCAAAGCCCTGCCATAGAGCTTCATTTTGCAAAAAAACTAGAGCTTTCTACTTCATCTCAGTAAAAAGTTATTGCGTTCTAAATGTTGCAAAACTTTACCTGcgttttttctctatcttatttttgGCTCTTACATCACTACTATTTTGAATGCCTCATATTTTCCGCTGTTGGATGAAATTAATTAAGGTATTATTTTTGGTTTCATGATATTATACCTTCCTCAGTCTCAAGTCAACCTTCCTAGCGGTCAGACATGTCTCCAATAGTGGCGACGAGTCTCCCGTTAGTGGTGTGTGATCTGTTGGCTTCTTTACGTAGAGATGGCTTTCCCTGCTTTCCCTACGGTTTTGGCTGGGTGTGTAAGTTCTCCTATTCTCGAGGCCTTCATTACGAAGGTCTCAGAGGTGGAGGCTGAGTCTGAGTTTCATCGAAGGATCTCGGAGGTGCGGGAGGAGTTTCGAGGGCGAAACTCTGACCTGTAGGCTGAGTTCTGTCGAGTGAACTCGGCTCCTGAGAGCGGTTCCTACAGTCTCTTTACCAAGTAATGAGACGCACGGCCAGGAGGAGTGGCAAGTGGCGTCTCGGCAAGTGGAAACGGCAAATTCATTCGCTGtgttggagggagtggaggagaagagagagaaggcaggaggCAACGAGGTGAGGATGGCAGATGACTCCTGTCCACAGGTAAGATTCTGGCAGTTGGTGACAACCAGGTGAGATATTTGGACTCGGCGTTTTGTGCTAAGGACAGGAAGTAGGAAACAAAAGTATGCTTATCTGGTGCTGGAATCGAGAAGGTATGTGCTCAGCTAGACTCGTGTTTAGCGGATGGGACCAAACCCATTGTTTTCCTCAGCGCAGGGGGAAATGACATTTGCAAGGAATGAAGAGCTGTTTAGGAGGTTTGAGGGGGCTTTGGCTAAAATTAGGAATAACGATGCAACCCGTGTGGTATGCGGTGTGTTGCCAAGGAGGGGACTGAAAGGTGAATGGCTGTCCAGGGCTTTTGCAATAAATTGCAGACCTGTAGATCACTGCAGGAGCAGTGGATGGACGTTCAtcgataacgtggcactagaaGTTTCAAGTATGAggaagatttaggagtcatagttatcTCAAATATCGGTataaggaagcaatgtattgaggtcAGGAATGAGGCGAATAGAGTACGTATTGggtttcatttttagaagtaTTAAAAGCAGGAGATCTGAAGTATTACTAAAATTGTACTTgacgctggtcaggccacatcttgactatgcagtacaattctggtccccacattttaggaaggatatagctctgtTGCAGttagtgcaaaggaggatgactaacaatatagagagaatgagggatatttcctatgaagaaagactgaaaaaactcaaccttcattccttagagagacataGGCTAGGACACCTGACAGATgtagtatttaagtggtataagggttttaacaaaggggacatgaatgtcagtagcagggacagaaccagaaataatgggtttaaacttgaaaaattcaggtttaggaaataTATGCAAAGAAACTGGtgttcaaacagagtggttgatgaatgttGGAACGGTCCCattggtcatgtagtcagggctgagtcaatagggagctttgaaagaaggttggataagttcatggatggggaagatagatggaattaggtagcttcaGCACACAGGGACTACCTTGTataggcc
Above is a window of Portunus trituberculatus isolate SZX2019 unplaced genomic scaffold, ASM1759143v1 PGA_scaffold_523__9_contigs__length_663829, whole genome shotgun sequence DNA encoding:
- the LOC123500977 gene encoding uncharacterized protein LOC123500977 isoform X2; the protein is MSNISVENYETSCRRKFEADNVIYERLISFFNSGSFVNSEDKSERRFIRRKAATFQWDAAQKILYYTGVGDSKRREVIRTMEKLADVLWFHHSSPTSGHSGVLATYNRVAAVYYWRSMREDVKHYISIIHKTIRFL
- the LOC123500977 gene encoding uncharacterized protein LOC123500977 isoform X1 yields the protein MFGAPSQRSSFWSNISVENYETSCRRKFEADNVIYERLISFFNSGSFVNSEDKSERRFIRRKAATFQWDAAQKILYYTGVGDSKRREVIRTMEKLADVLWFHHSSPTSGHSGVLATYNRVAAVYYWRSMREDVKHYISIIHKTIRFL